The DNA region AGAGGTGAAGAAATATGTGTTTTTGATTTTAGCCAGAAATTTGGTGAAGGCTGGGATTGGACGTGGCAGGTTCCCCGCGCTGATTTTGATAACACTATGGCACAGGAAGTGCTTAGAAAAGGTATTGATCTGGAATTTGAAACAGAGGTTTTGGAAGTTTCTTTTGAAGGAAAAAATTCTAAAACAATTGTAAAAGATAAAGATGGAAATTTAAAAGAGATCCACGCCAAATTTATAATTGATTCCAGCGGATATGGCAGGGTTTTACCAAGACTTCTGGATCTTGACACGCCCTCTAAACTAGATCCGCATTCGTCGATATTTACACACGTAAAAGACATTAATAGAGAAGAAGGTGTTGAGGGAACTCAGATTTCATTTGATATTCTGGAAACTGAAGTTTGGTTATGGGTAATTCCGTTTTCGAATGGAAATACGAGTTTAGGTGTTGTAGGTCCAACGGATTTTATTAATTCACTTTCTGAAAATAAAGATAATGCCGAAGCTTTGCGAAATGCAATTCAGAAGTCAGATTATTATATCAAAAGATTTAAAGGAACGGAGTTTTTATTTGAACCTGTAAAACTCGAAAATTATTCGAGAGCCGTAAAAAGAATGTATGGTGATGGTTTTGCTTTGACTGGAAACAGCTCTGAATTTTTAGATCCGGTTTTTTCGTCAGGAGTTGCTTTTGCTACAGAATCAGGAATGTTGGCAGCAAAATTATACCTTAAAGAATCACAAGGAATCAAAGTAGACTGGGAAGTTGAATTTACAGAATACATGAAACGCGGAATTGCTGTTTTTACCACTTACGTGAAAGAATGGTACACAGGAAATCTTCAGACTTTATTTTTTCATCAACCCGAAAATCCGGATGTAAAAGCAAAAATATGCTCTGTTTTGGCTGGTTATGTCTGGAATGAAGAAAACCCGTTTGTTAAGAAACACGATCATGTGATTAAGAATATGGCTTATTTGCTGAACATGCAGAAAGACAATTTGGATAAAGAATAGCTTACTAATGGAGAAATTGAATCTCTGAAATATATAATGGTTTTACTAAAAAATCTGTTTCATTATGAAGCAGATTTTTTTTATGCTGAATTTATTTTTTGAAGGTAAAAGAGTACTTAAAAATATATTTAAGTAAGATTTGTTTTACTATAATTAAAATGTTT from uncultured Flavobacterium sp. includes:
- a CDS encoding NAD(P)/FAD-dependent oxidoreductase, with the translated sequence MIKEFVDVLVIGAGPSGCVSASHLHNNNVKIKVVEKTKFPRLVVGESLIPRVMDHFAEAELFESLDAMNFEKKLGARFIRGEEICVFDFSQKFGEGWDWTWQVPRADFDNTMAQEVLRKGIDLEFETEVLEVSFEGKNSKTIVKDKDGNLKEIHAKFIIDSSGYGRVLPRLLDLDTPSKLDPHSSIFTHVKDINREEGVEGTQISFDILETEVWLWVIPFSNGNTSLGVVGPTDFINSLSENKDNAEALRNAIQKSDYYIKRFKGTEFLFEPVKLENYSRAVKRMYGDGFALTGNSSEFLDPVFSSGVAFATESGMLAAKLYLKESQGIKVDWEVEFTEYMKRGIAVFTTYVKEWYTGNLQTLFFHQPENPDVKAKICSVLAGYVWNEENPFVKKHDHVIKNMAYLLNMQKDNLDKE